Proteins encoded in a region of the Sugiyamaella lignohabitans strain CBS 10342 chromosome B, complete sequence genome:
- the SPT7 gene encoding SAGA histone acetyltransferase complex subunit SPT7 (Subunit of the SAGA transcriptional regulatory complex; involved in proper assembly of the complex; also present as a C-terminally truncated form in the SLIK/SALSA transcriptional regulatory complex; GO_component: GO:0000124 - SAGA complex [Evidence IDA] [PMID 9224714]; GO_component: GO:0000124 - SAGA complex [Evidence IDA] [PMID 9674426]; GO_component: GO:0046695 - SLIK (SAGA-like) complex [Evidence IDA] [PMID 12446794]; GO_component: GO:0005739 - mitochondrion [Evidence IDA] [PMID 14576278]; GO_component: GO:0005739 - mitochondrion [Evidence IDA] [PMID 16823961]; GO_component: GO:0005634 - nucleus [Evidence IEA,IEA]; GO_function: GO:0005198 - structural molecule activity [Evidence IDA] [PMID 12101232]; GO_function: GO:0005198 - structural molecule activity [Evidence IMP] [PMID 9858534]; GO_process: GO:0016568 - chromatin modification [Evidence IDA] [PMID 9674426]; GO_process: GO:0000747 - conjugation with cellular fusion [Evidence IMP] [PMID 7713415]; GO_process: GO:0016573 - histone acetylation [Evidence IDA] [PMID 9674426]; GO_process: GO:0006461 - protein complex assembly [Evidence IMP] [PMID 12101232]; GO_process: GO:0006461 - protein complex assembly [Evidence IMP] [PMID 9858534]; GO_process: GO:0006355 - regulation of transcription, DNA-templated [Evidence IEA]; GO_process: GO:0006351 - transcription, DNA-templated [Evidence IEA]), translating to MDPSVMLRLWSSNDPQKLHILAKDIETQGTWQAYLSAQEHKIFEYAVERGGDLWAQFLQGTVQCYVEHVPSTINGMANGNFSSNSPSANGGGSGAGFSKRTNGHSSTNMNGNDDSPYTSPHFSRVSGTPQPNSGPTSFLGKSAAAASGLYHSNSRAGSAGSEHGGANTTGTGAGNVPTVTTIDGLTLAFRVRYMLYDKSLGLLFPAIGKYMPFDFDSALFEDNSKSVAEALAGSPTTAGASRTSARPVDDDYDFDDEDEDEDEQPTDKMQVDNDSQRTTNDTNNEQNQEPDEDGKLIIRVTLEDDDTDKNESKRTKEAIANFKRVYHTFENDRENLLKQRKLEESDRQVASEEAANAEAEANEARSKADGNEAGTNGKPGAVASATAGPDKIASTAQFGAANLSLKHLLATIEAKRDQNSLTDLELKNLISDVRKNRSKWASEDKIGQEELYEAAEKVVLELRGYTEHSTAFLNKVNKRDAPNYFNIIKKPMDLNTIMKKLKTFQYKSKDEFVDDLMLIWSNCFTYNTDPKHFLRAHALAMQKKTFTLIPLIPDIVVRDRAEVEAEEAAALRAANIANGNANGEESGDDSAPGTAGGLGQVSGKHATKGRKRKLDSSEEEEMKEGTGGVPPPFGSPMQVADVAGASGNAETDGNASGAGGPSTPARDSPFPSLTGAYSTPTPGPGDIDMELNESMKEESKEPVYELDVESQVWQNVYSKQRSVYCGKRSELFKDDKIQLDAEASARKSISMGKFEENLDKMFKPEEQDEDEQHPRSRLFRGSRSLLDSLETDKEQFIMEYEVAAGLPSLPDRLTRYNLFDREGDGSKDDGQDDIEDEDFRALTLEDIPPSGFMVQTGLGPKMLNNLQEIQQIRKVCSKIALIRQMQQQPYMHANQIEPYNPIEIEEQDLDLASRLPNRDHYNSEVAAVSMKKAMSKLAMHGGFEVTESTAIEALTEIAADYMGKLGKMIMAYMEDCSDRKRPLETILNIVLRENGIESLSSLDSYVHDDIERHGTKLQDLKRKLTQFTADLLRPGITELNDRQFSDNSDQFLNGDFSMELGDDFFGFRELGLDKEFGLLTSSVPFHLLHGRLSASFSNQNDQPVNTEKLQQVPEYPAMYLDHAKGQIGLLRGFFIGRLEASTSDQLPEGDQLPPKQRNTRPKLPPTGKISGPKKKPLSRVFFRPEPKPEPKPNPPVEDSTATSKPNAGPKLPQSPPTAVPATASDDMLDNMDMDASSDLGLNDESIDSLF from the exons ATGGATCCGTCTGTGATGCTACGGCTATGGTCGTCCAACGATCCACAAAAGCTTCACATTTTGGCCAAAGATATTGAGACTCAAGGAACATGGCAGGCCTACTTGTCGGCCCAGGAACACAAGATCTTCGAGTATGCGGTCGAAAGAGGTGGTGACCTTTGGGCACAATTCCTTCAAGGAACAGTTCAATGCTACGTAGAGCATGTCCCCTCGACCATTAATGGTATGGCCAATGGAAATTTCTCTAGCAACTCTCCATCTGCCAATGGCGGTGGATCAGGTGCTGGTTTCAGTAAACGGACTAATGGCCATAGTAGTACTAATATGAATGGAAACGACGACTCACCCTACACGAGTCCACATTTCTCTCGAGTATCAGGCACGCCACAACCCAACTCAGGACCTACGTCATTTCTTGGAaagtcagcagcagctgctagcGGGCTGTATCACAGCAACTCACGAGCTGGTTCAGCAGGGTCAGAACACGGCGGGGCAAATACTACAGgcactggtgctggtaatgTTCCTACTGTGACGACAATAGATGGTCTAACATTGGCGTTCCGAGTAAGATACATGTTATACGACAAAAGCTTGGGCCTGCTGTTCCCGGCCATTGGCAAATACATGCCATTCGACTTTGATTCGGCGCTATTCGAAGACAATTCCAAGTCAGTCGCTGAAGCACTAGCTGGGAGCCCGACAACAGCTGGTGCCAGCAGGACATCAGCGCGACCAGTCGACGATGACTACGATttcgacgacgaagacgaagacgaggacgagCAACCAACCGACAAAATGCAGGTCGATAACGACAGCCAACGAACTACTAATGACACTAATAACGAACAAAACCAAGAACCCGACGAGGACGGCAAACTAATTATCAGAG TGACGCTGGAAGACGACGATACCGACAAGAATGAGAGTAAAAGGACAAAAGAAGCCATTGCTAATTTCAAGCGGGTGTACCATACGTTTGAGAACGATCGTGAAAATCTGCTGAAACAGCGCAAGTTAGAGGAGTCTGATAGGCAGGTTGCGTCGGAGGAGGCTGCGAATGCCGAAGCCGAGGCTAATGAGGCCAGAAGCAAAGCAGACGGTAATGAAGCAGGTACTAATGGAAAACCTGGAGCCGTTGCCAGTGCGACTGCCGGGCCTGATAAAATAGCAAGTACAGCGCAGTTTGGAGCAGCTAATTTGAGTTTGAAACATCTGTTGGCCACAATCGAGGCCAAGAGGGACCAGAACAGTCTGACTGATTTAGAACTAAAAAACCTGATTTCGGACGTGCGGAAAAACCGGTCGAAATGGGCTAGCGAGGATAAAATCGGCCAGGAAGAGCTTTATGAAGCCGCTGAGAAGGTCGTATTAGAATTGAGAGGATACACTGAGCATTCAACTGCGTTCCTTAATAAAGTCAACAAAAGAGATGCACCTAATTATTTCAACATCATTAAAAAGCCCATGGATCTGAATACCATCAtgaagaaactgaaaaCGTTCCAGTATAAAAGTAAAGACGAATTTGTTGACGACTTGATGCTTATCTGGTCCAACTGTTTTACTTATAACACGGATCCCAAGCACTTTCTAAGAGCGCATGCTTTGGCAAtgcagaagaagacattTACACTGATTCCACTGATACCTGATATTGTTGTCCGAGACCGGGCAGAGGTCGAAGcggaagaagctgctgcatTGCGAGCTGCTAATATTGCTAATGGCAATGCCAATGGTGAAGAGAGTGGAGATGATAGTGCCCCAGGAACTGCTGGAGgtcttggtcaagtcaGTGGTAAACATGCTACCAAGGGAAGAAAGCGGAAATTAGACAGTTcagaggaagaggagatGAAAGAAGGTACCGGCGGTGTTCCTCCGCCATTTGGTAGTCCAATGCAAGTAGctgatgttgctggtgcttctggtaaTGCTGAAACTGACGGCAATGCaagtggtgctggtgggcCTTCAACACCAGCTCGAGATAGCCCATTCCCGTCTCTTACTGGGGCTTATTCTACACCGACGCCTGGACCAGGCGATATAGACATGGAATTGAATGAAAGTATGAAGGAAGAAAGCAAGGAGCCTGTTTATGAACTGGATGTCGAGTCTCAAGTATGGCAGAATGTGTACTCCAAACAACGATCGGTGTATTGTGGCAAGCGAAGtgaacttttcaaagatGACAAGATTCAACTGGATGCTGAAGCAAGTGCACGAAAATCTATTTCAATGGGCAAATTCGAGGAGAATTTAGATAAGATGTTCAAACCCGAGGAGcaggatgaagatgaacaACATCCTCGAAGCAGGTTGTTTAGAGGCAGTCGCAGTCTATTAGACTCCCTAGAGACTGACAAAGAACAATTCATCATGGAATATGAAGTGGCTGCTGGACTGCCCTCACTTCCAGACCGTCTCACAAGATACAATCTGTTCGATAGGGAAGGAGATGGGTCAAAAGATGATGGCCAggatgatattgaagatgaagatttTAGAGCTCTTACACTAGAAGATATTCCACCTTCAGGATTCATGGTTCAGACAGGGCTGGGTCCTAAGATGCTCAATAATTTGCAAGAAATCCAGCAGATTCGCAAAGTATGTTCGAAAATCGCTCTCATCAGACAGATGCAACAGCAACCATACATGCATGCCAACCAGATTGAACCATATAATCCTATTGAAATCGAGGAGCAGGATCTAGATCTCGCATCTCGTCTACCTAATCGCGATCATTACAACTCAgaggtagcagcagtatctATGAAAAAGGCTATGAGCAAGCTTGCCATGCACGGAGGTTTCGAGGTGACGGAATCAACTGCAATCGAAGCTCTTACTgaaattgctgctgattatATGGGCAAACTAGGGAAAATGATTATGGCATATATGGAAGACTGTAGCGACCGCAAGCGTCCGTTGGAGACCATTCTCAATATTGTGCTCCGTGAAAATGGCATTGAGAGTTTGTCGTCGCTGGATTCGTACGTTCATGACGATATAGAACGTCATGGCACGAAACTACAGGATCTTAAACGGAAGCTGACCCAGTTCACTGCTGACCTGCTTCGACCAGGCATCACCGAACTCAACGACCGGCAGTTTTCCGATAACAGCGACCAATTTCTTAACGGAGATTTCTCAATGGAGCTTGGCGATGATTTCTTCGGATTTAGAGAACTCGGTCTTGATAAGGAGTTTGGACTGCTCACTTCCTCTGTACCGTTCCACTTGTTACACGGTCGTCTTAGCGCCTCGTTCTCCAACCAAAACGACCAGCCTGTCAACACCGAGAAGCTGCAGCAAGTGCCAGAATATCCTGCCATGTACCTGGACCATGCCAAGGGACAAATCGGGCTTCTGCGAGGATTTTTCATTGGTCGTTTGGAAGCGTCGACGTCGGACCAACTGCCCGAAGGCGACCAACTGCCGCCCAAACAGCGGAACACGCGACCCAAACTACCACCCACTGGAAAAATCTCCGGTCCCAAAAAGAAGCCATTATCGCGAGTCTTCTTCCGACCGGAACCAAAACCAGAACCCAAACCAAATCCGCCTGTCGAGGACAGTACAGCCACCAGCAAACCAAACGCTGGCCCCAAGCTACCCCAATCACCACCCACCGCGGTTCCTGCCACGGCATCTGACGACATGCTCGACAACATGGACATGGACGCGTCCAGCGACCTCGGTCTCAACGACGAATCTATAGACTCGCTCTTCTAG
- the YOS9 gene encoding Yos9p (ER quality-control lectin; integral subunit of the HRD ligase; participates in efficient ER retention of misfolded proteins by recognizing them and delivering them to Hrd1p; binds to glycans with terminal alpha-1,6 linked mannose on misfolded N-glycosylated proteins and participates in targeting proteins to ERAD; member of the OS-9 protein family; GO_component: GO:0000839 - Hrd1p ubiquitin ligase ERAD-L complex [Evidence IPI] [PMID 16873066]; GO_component: GO:0005783 - endoplasmic reticulum [Evidence IEA]; GO_component: GO:0005788 - endoplasmic reticulum lumen [Evidence IDA] [PMID 16168371]; GO_component: GO:0005789 - endoplasmic reticulum membrane [Evidence IEA]; GO_component: GO:0034099 - luminal surveillance complex [Evidence IDA] [PMID 16873065]; GO_component: GO:0016020 - membrane [Evidence IEA]; GO_function: GO:0070492 - oligosaccharide binding [Evidence IDA] [PMID 19111666]; GO_process: GO:0030433 - ER-associated ubiquitin-dependent protein catabolic process [Evidence IMP] [PMID 16168370]; GO_process: GO:0030433 - ER-associated ubiquitin-dependent protein catabolic process [Evidence IMP] [PMID 16168371]; GO_process: GO:0030433 - ER-associated ubiquitin-dependent protein catabolic process [Evidence IMP] [PMID 16168372]; GO_process: GO:0030433 - ER-associated ubiquitin-dependent protein catabolic process [Evidence IMP] [PMID 22298424]; GO_process: GO:0030968 - endoplasmic reticulum unfolded protein response [Evidence IMP] [PMID 22298424]; GO_process: GO:0030970 - retrograde protein transport, ER to cytosol [Evidence IMP] [PMID 24292014]): protein MRREHLFLGVVAASLANCAELGPVGFNVYTDIYARPQFGVSVRGDGLAENKPESIYDNYILREDALEVLKFQKEAEATGTNYFWSPNGARHLAIQAEGTDNVNKEQHFFGNEAQFENHIASPMEYKFMTLHGNEYFCEIPRVPLSRSIELKTTHNTGSANDKDSNSKSIDASTVEQIGESDGHDETDVHYPNSENNDDSSTPASDIVATTNEELTPLISPSSLESSKSRALELLQPLSDGCLYYNAGYWTYSICYGHEITQFHAAPQLSRDKPPEPEKGVPSYVLGKFENGLTTVDRITTIKRSDDGGAYYASQLLGNGTDCDLIDGPRSIEVQYLCNPKTIIDTIVLIKEVRTCYYRMVINTKRLCSDLVFVPPKDPGVNEIKCRRVVNSENELTKLLMASDEQSDQDQTNSNSELLQTSADDIFRLSGGLKYTDARTLLDIDPPIYPVQPAEPEEPALLYPAPGVDIMIPYSLPVDTTGTPIMEEYASTLEFIRDGLLNDIGNGFYSYGGVAISGSGDFHADNIHVLDIDGRLIAKATITVSNGIGQVLITVDDEIDQSSKSVTHDPDGGILTEETKASFETDKSQKLSDDGDEYFESESYASSASSSSEHSSPDPDAQHDTANVA from the coding sequence ATGAGACGAGAACACTTGTTTCTGGGGGTGGTGGCAGCTTCTCTGGCGAACTGTGCTGAACTAGGACCTGTTGGATTCAATGTCTATACTGATATATACGCCAGACCACAGTTTGGAGTGTCAGTTCGAGGAGATGGTTTGGCAGAAAACAAGCCTGAAAGCATCTATGATAACTATATATTAAGAGAGGATGCTTTAGAGGTGTTGAAATTCCAGAAAGAAGCTGAAGCCACAGGAACGAATTACTTTTGGTCACCCAATGGAGCTCGTCATTTAGCTATACAAGCTGAGGGAACCGATAATGTGAATAAAGAGCAGCATTTTTTTGGAAATGAAGCACAATTTGAAAATCATATAGCATCGCCAATGGAGTACAAATTCATGACTCTGCATGGTAACGAATATTTCTGTGAGATCCCTCGAGTGCCATTGTCTCGGTCAATTGAGCTTAAAACAACTCACAATACCGGATCTGCCAATGACAAAGACTCGAACTCGAAATCAATAGATGCTAGCACCGTTGAACAGATAGGTGAAAGCGATGGCCATGATGAGACTGATGTTCATTATCCTAACTCAGAGAACAATGACGATAGTAGTACACCTGCAAGTGATATTGTTGCCACTACTAATGAAGAATTGACCCCATTGATTTCACCATCGTCATTAGAATCATCGAAATCTAGAGCTCTAGAATTACTTCAGCCTCTGTCTGATGGCTGTTTATATTATAACGCAGGATACTGGACCTACTCGATCTGTTACGGGCATGAAATCACCCAGTTCCATGCTGCTCCTCAACTGTCTAGAGACAAGCCGCCAGAGCCAGAAAAGGGAGTTCCTTCGTATGTTCTTGGCAAATTTGAGAATGGACTGACTACTGTTGATAGAATTACCACCATCAAGCGAAgtgatgatggtggtgcCTACTATGCCTCACAGTTGTTAGGCAATGGAACAGATTGTGACTTGATTGACGGGCCCCGAAGTATTGAAGTGCAGTACTTGTGTAACCCCAAAACCATAATTGACACTATCGTTCTTATCAAAGAAGTACGTACTTGTTACTACAGAATGGTTATTAACACCAAACGACTGTGTAGTGACCTTGTGTTCGTACCACCAAAGGATCCTGGTGTGAACGAAATCAAGTGCCGGAGAGTAGTTAATTCTGAGAACGAATTGACCAAGTTGCTGATGGCATCTGACGAGCAATCTGATCAAGATCAAACAAACAGCAATAGCGAGCTACTACAAACGTCAGCTGACGATATCTTCAGACTATCTGGGGGATTAAAATATACAGACGCGAGGACTTTGCTGGACATTGACCCTCCAATATACCCCGTTCAACCAGCAGAACCTGAAGAACCTGCACTGCTCTATCCAGCACCCGGTGTGGATATTATGATCCCGTACAGTCTACCTGTTGATACTACAGGAACTCCCATCATGGAAGAATATGCCTCAACACTGGAGTTCATTCGAGACGGTCTGCTCAACGACATTGGCAACGGCTTTTACAGCTACGGCGGAGTGGCCATCAGTGGATCTGGCGATTTTCATGCTGACAACATCCACGTGCTGGACATCGACGGCAGGCTCATAGCCAAAGCCACCATAACTGTTAGCAACGGCATTGGCCAAGTTCTCATCACCGTGGACGACGAAATCGACCAGAGCTCCAAATCAGTCACCCATGACCCGGATGGCGGCATTTTGACCgaagaaacaaaagcaTCTTTTGAAACTGACAAATCACAAAAATTATCTGATGACGGCGACGAGTACTTTGAGTCCGAATCATACGCTTCATCAGCCTCCTCCTCGTCCGAACACTCctccccagaccctgacgCTCAGCACGACACTGCCAATGTAGCTTAA
- the MRPL35 gene encoding mitochondrial 54S ribosomal protein YmL35 (Mitochondrial ribosomal protein of the large subunit; GO_component: GO:0005762 - mitochondrial large ribosomal subunit [Evidence IPI] [PMID 12392552]; GO_component: GO:0005762 - mitochondrial large ribosomal subunit [Evidence IDA] [PMID 9151978]; GO_component: GO:0005739 - mitochondrion [Evidence IEA,IEA]; GO_component: GO:0005739 - mitochondrion [Evidence IDA] [PMID 16823961]; GO_component: GO:0030529 - ribonucleoprotein complex [Evidence IEA]; GO_component: GO:0005840 - ribosome [Evidence IEA]; GO_function: GO:0003735 - structural constituent of ribosome [Evidence IPI] [PMID 12392552]; GO_function: GO:0003735 - structural constituent of ribosome [Evidence IDA] [PMID 9151978]; GO_process: GO:0032543 - mitochondrial translation [Evidence IC] [PMID 12392552]; GO_process: GO:0032543 - mitochondrial translation [Evidence IC] [PMID 9151978]) has translation MSIRRAFSKSIRAYSTEAATAGSTSTSSSAASTSTEAVSSLKIRNPRMRRAVLQGDWIDGPPSLRTKHARLAYNSPIGLKEVFPLAYDIILKEKARHYAKAEEIKQELESSDASKIDAETRASLVAKYNKHLVRAELNDPEVQYNYRIKQLDLTQPVYRHLAERDWKSYDMLITLQRLEQLHVIPDTLPTIDPRADVKLQFPTVINKWVTPGEVLRNAVCTRTPIVKIQEFQQIPDNSLYTVLIVDPDTPDIANDGYTTTLHWAVTNIPLSNTSPVVDLAKSDELIPFLPPHPDKNGPTHRYCLWAFRQADPSTSVNATSTPLGSPTVATRRIEIAANDVSLARENFGIRAFVSAHNLDPVGAHVWRCTYDQSTESVREKFGLGPGIVFDKVRR, from the coding sequence ATGAGCATAAGACGAGCATTTAGCAAGTCAATTCGAGCTTACTCGACCGAAGCTGCGACTGCTGGTTCAACTAGCACTAGCTCATCGGCGGCTAGCACTTCAACTGAGGCAGTATCAAGCTTGAAAATCCGAAATCCAAGAATGCGAAGAGCTGTTCTTCAGGGAGACTGGATTGATGGACCCCCATCATTGAGAACCAAACATGCCCGTTTAGCATACAACAGTCCAATCGGCTTGAAAGAAGTTTTCCCATTAGCGTACGATATTATTCTTAAGGAAAAAGCCCGACACTATGCTAAAGCAGAAGAGATCAAACAAGAATTAGAATCGAGTGACGCTAGCAAGATTGACGCTGAAACTCGTGCTTCACTGGTGGCTAAATACAACAAACATTTGGTCCGAGCTGAATTAAACGACCCAGAAGTCCAATACAACTATCGCATTAAACAATTAGATCTGACTCAACCGGTCTATCGACATTTGGCGGAGCGGGACTGGAAGTCTTATGATATGCTCATCACCTTACAAAGATTGGAGCAATTGCATGTTATTCCCGACACACTGCCAACAATTGACCCACGAGCAGATGTCAAGCTACAATTTCCCACTGTGATCAATAAATGGGTTACTCCTGGCGAAGTTTTGCGAAATGCTGTGTGCACCAGAACACCCATTGTCAAGATCCAAGAGTTCCAACAGATCCCAGACAACAGTCTATATACAGTCTTGATTGTCGACCCAGATACTCCCGATATCGCTAATGACGGATACACGACCACCTTGCATTGGGCCGTGACCAACATCCCTCTTTCCAATACCTCTCCAGTGGTAGACCTGGCCAAATCCGACGAGCTAATACCCTTCCTGCCTCCTCACCCCGACAAGAACGGTCCTACTCACAGATACTGTTTGTGGGCATTCAGACAGGCTGACCCCAGCACCAGTGTCAATGCCACTTCTACTCCTCTTGGCTCACCCACCGTCGCAACTCGTCGCATCGAGATCGCTGCCAACGACGTGTCTCTTGCCAGAGAAAACTTCGGCATCCGTGCCTTTGTCTCGGCACACAACCTCGACCCCGTCGGCGCTCATGTCTGGCGATGCACCTACGACCAGTCCACCGAATCTGTTCGCGAGAAGTTCGGTCTTGGCCCCGGCATCGTCTTCGACAAGGTCCGCCGCTAG